Proteins encoded in a region of the Tripterygium wilfordii isolate XIE 37 chromosome 21, ASM1340144v1, whole genome shotgun sequence genome:
- the LOC119989803 gene encoding ion channel CASTOR-like isoform X1: MSLDSESSPPSSSRDWFFPSPSFIQSPHQPPKTPKYPRRFSTNPRSFRYNTSESGPHKTPPFRGVSPSDSARFRDPRYAGLRRRVEIPRRADNSPTIKDADSISSQKTSSQEKIPGFSWQRVKVRWQMAFAVATLITVMSSLVHKNFSLHNQVMELQDHILVLNFQLRACALLDSVDVIDSMRHESDYIPSKGLKNLALIVSVTLLSVPLVIFKCMDVVSKSRSSDNISEEVSLHKQLAYQVDVFLSVNPYAKPLALLVATLLVIFLGGLALFGVTDDSLADCLWLSWTYVADSGNHANSDGVGPRLVSVSISFGGMLIFAMMLGLVSDAISEKFDSLRKGRSEVVEQNHTLILGWSDKLGSLLNQLAIANESLGGGIVVVMAERDKEEMEMDIAKMEFDFKGTSVICRSGSPLILVDLKKVSVSKARAIIVLADDGNADQSDARALRTVLSLTGVKEGLRGHIVVELSDLDNEVLVKLVGGDLVETVVAHDVIGRLMIQCARQPGLAQIWEDILGFENCEFYIKRWQKLDGMVFEDVLISFPDAIPCGVKVASSGGNIILNPEDTYVLQEGDEVLVIAEDDDTYSPAALPMVKEATFIHITRPARKPQKILLCGWRRDIDDMIAVLDAFLATGSELWMFNDVAEKERKRKLIDGGLDTDRLENITLVHREGNAVIRRHLESLPLESFDSILILADESVEDSAVQADSRSLATLLLIRDIQAKRLPLREAMVTQTRRGGFSQGSWIGEMQQASDKSVIISEILDPRTKNLLSMSKISDYVLSNELVSMALAMVAEDRQINYVLEELFAEEGNGLQIRQADLYLREGEELSFYEIMLRARQRREIVIGTRLANSERAIINPPSKSERRRWSAKDVFVVIAEE; encoded by the exons ATGTCCCTTGACTCAGAGTCCTCTCCTCCATCCTCCAGCAGAGACTGGTTCTTCCCTTCTCCATCCTTCATCCAGTCCCCTCATCAACCGCCGAAAACCCCAAAATACCCTCGAAGATTTTCCACGAACCCCAGAAGCTTTCGCTACAACACTTCTGAGTCGGGGCCTCACAAAACGCCGCCATTTCGAGGCGTTTCACCTTCGGATTCCGCTCGTTTTAGGGACCCCAGGTATGCCGGTCTCCGACGAAGAGTCGAAATCCCTCGCCGGGCCGATAATTCGCCTACAATTAAGGATGCAGACTCCATTTCGAGCCAGAAAACATCGTCACAGGAGAAGATTCCCGGGTTTTCTTGGCAGCGGGTCAAGGTCCGGTGGCAGATGGCATTTGCAGTCGCg ACATTGATCACTGTTATGTCGTCGTTGGTGCACAAAAATTTCTCTTTACACAACCAAGTGATGGAATTGCAG GACCATATTTTAGTGCTGAATTTCCAATTACGGGCTTGTGCTCTGTTGGATTCTGTAGATGTTATTGATTCAATGCGACATGAGAGTGATTACATTCCAAGCAAAGGCTTAAAAAACTTGGCTCTCATTGTCTCAGTTACACTTTTATCAGTTCCTCTTGTTATTTTTAAGTGCATGGATGTCGTTTCTAAGTCACGATCATCAGATAATATTTCAGAAGAAGTTTCCCTACACAAGCAGCTAGCATACCAGGTGGATGTGTTTTTATCTGTCAATCCATATGCAAAGCCATTGGCATTGCTGGTTGCAACACTGCTGGTAATTTTTCTCGGGGGATTGGCACTCTTTGGTGTAACAGATGATAGCTTAGCAGATTGCCTTTGGCTATCTTGGACATATGTGGCTGATTCTGGTAACCATGCTAATTCTGATGGTGTTGGTCCCCGGTTAGTCTCTGTTTCCATTAGCTTTGGAGGGATGCTTATATTTGCAATGATGCTCGGTCTTGTATCTGATGCCATTTCTGAGAAGTTTGACTCGTTGAGGAAAGGAAGAAGTGAGGTAGTTGAGCAAAACCACACTTTAATTCTTGGATGGAGTGATAAATTG GGATCATTACTAAATCAGCTTGCCATAGCCAATGAGAGTTTGGGTGGAGGTATTGTTGTAGTGATGGCTGAACGAGACAAAGAAGAGATGGAAATGGACATTGCTAAAATGGAGTTTGATTTCAAAGGAACTTCTGTAATATGCAGAAGTGGGAGCCCTCTGATTTTGGTTGACCTGAAAAAG GTATCAGTATCCAAGGCCCGTGCAATAATAGTCCTGGCTGATGATGGAAATGCTGACCAG AGTGATGCCCGAGCATTGAGAACCGTCTTGAGTCTAACAGGAGTAAAGGAAGGGCTAAGAGGGCATATTGTGGTAGAATTAAGTGATCTGGACAATGAGGTCCTGGTTAAACTTGTCGGAGGGGATCTTGTTGAAACTGTTGTAGCTCATGATGTGATTGGTCGTTTGATGATTCAATGTGCTCGCCAGCCAGGACTTGCCCAG ATCTGGGAAGATATCCTTGGGTTTGAAAATTGCGAGTTCTATATCAAAAGATGGCAAAAGTTGGATGGCATGGTATTTGAGGATGTATTAATTAGCTTTCCTGATGCTATACCTTGTGGAGTCAAGGTTGCATCCTCTGGTGGCAACATCATCCTAAATCCTGAGGACACATATGTTCTGCAAGAAGGTGATGAGGTTCTTGTCATAGCTGAAGATGATGATACCTATTCTCCAGCGGCATTACCTATG GTCAAAGAAGCAACATTCATACACATTACTCGACCTGCAAGAAAGCCTCAGAAGATTCTTCTTTGTGGATGGAGGAGGgacattgatgatatgattgCG GTGTTGGATGCATTTCTAGCTACTGGTTCAGAGCTCTGGATGTTTAATGACGTTGcagaaaaggagaggaaaagaaAGCTTATTGATGGTGGCCTTGACACTGACCGTTTGGAGAATATAACACTGGTTCATCGTGAGGGAAATGCTGTCATACGACGTCACTTAGAAAGCCTACCCTTGGAATCCTTTGATTCA ATCTTGATTCTTGCTGATGAGTCGGTGGAAGATTCAGCCGTTCAAGCTGACTCTAGATCTCTTGCAACATTATTGTTGATACGAGATATTCAG GCTAAGCGTCTACCACTCCGAGAAGCCATGGTAACCCAAACTCGTAGAGGAGGCTTCTCACAGGGCTCCTGGATTGGAGAGATGCAGCAGGCTTCAGATAAATCAGTAATAATCAGTGAAATTCTTGACCCAAGGACTAAAAATCTATTGTCCATGTCAAAGATTAGTGATTATGTGTTGTCAAATGAGCTTGTCAGCATGGCTTTAGCGATGGTTGCGGAGGATAGACAGATAAATTATGTGTTGGAAGAGCTCTTTGCAGAAGAG GGCAATGGGTTGCAGATAAGGCAGGCAGATCTCTACCTTCGTGAAGGTGAGGAATTGAGCTTCTATGAGATCATGTTGCGTGCTAGACAGAGGCGAGAAATTGTTATTGGTACTCGTTTAGCTAATTCTGAGAGAGCAATCATTAATCCACCATCCAAAAGCGAGAGGAGGAGGTGGTCAGCGAAGGATGTTTTTGTAGTGATCGCAGAGGAGTGA
- the LOC119989803 gene encoding ion channel CASTOR-like isoform X2 — protein sequence MSLDSESSPPSSSRDWFFPSPSFIQSPHQPPKTPKYPRRFSTNPRSFRYNTSESGPHKTPPFRGVSPSDSARFRDPRYAGLRRRVEIPRRADNSPTIKDADSISSQKTSSQEKIPGFSWQRVKVRWQMAFAVATLITVMSSLVHKNFSLHNQVMELQDHILVLNFQLRACALLDSVDVIDSMRHESDYIPSKGLKNLALIVSVTLLSVPLVIFKCMDVVSKSRSSDNISEEVSLHKQLAYQVDVFLSVNPYAKPLALLVATLLVIFLGGLALFGVTDDSLADCLWLSWTYVADSGNHANSDGVGPRLVSVSISFGGMLIFAMMLGLVSDAISEKFDSLRKGRSEVVEQNHTLILGWSDKLGSLLNQLAIANESLGGGIVVVMAERDKEEMEMDIAKMEFDFKGTSVICRSGSPLILVDLKKVSVSKARAIIVLADDGNADQSDARALRTVLSLTGVKEGLRGHIVVELSDLDNEVLVKLVGGDLVETVVAHDVIGRLMIQCARQPGLAQIWEDILGFENCEFYIKRWQKLDGMVFEDVLISFPDAIPCGVKVASSGGNIILNPEDTYVLQEGDEVLVIAEDDDTYSPAALPMVWRGNLPKDFIVPNSSEKILFCGWRRDMEDMIMVLDAFLATGSELWMFNDVAEKERKRKLIDGGLDTDRLENITLVHREGNAVIRRHLESLPLESFDSILILADESVEDSAVQADSRSLATLLLIRDIQAKRLPLREAMVTQTRRGGFSQGSWIGEMQQASDKSVIISEILDPRTKNLLSMSKISDYVLSNELVSMALAMVAEDRQINYVLEELFAEEGNGLQIRQADLYLREGEELSFYEIMLRARQRREIVIGTRLANSERAIINPPSKSERRRWSAKDVFVVIAEE from the exons ATGTCCCTTGACTCAGAGTCCTCTCCTCCATCCTCCAGCAGAGACTGGTTCTTCCCTTCTCCATCCTTCATCCAGTCCCCTCATCAACCGCCGAAAACCCCAAAATACCCTCGAAGATTTTCCACGAACCCCAGAAGCTTTCGCTACAACACTTCTGAGTCGGGGCCTCACAAAACGCCGCCATTTCGAGGCGTTTCACCTTCGGATTCCGCTCGTTTTAGGGACCCCAGGTATGCCGGTCTCCGACGAAGAGTCGAAATCCCTCGCCGGGCCGATAATTCGCCTACAATTAAGGATGCAGACTCCATTTCGAGCCAGAAAACATCGTCACAGGAGAAGATTCCCGGGTTTTCTTGGCAGCGGGTCAAGGTCCGGTGGCAGATGGCATTTGCAGTCGCg ACATTGATCACTGTTATGTCGTCGTTGGTGCACAAAAATTTCTCTTTACACAACCAAGTGATGGAATTGCAG GACCATATTTTAGTGCTGAATTTCCAATTACGGGCTTGTGCTCTGTTGGATTCTGTAGATGTTATTGATTCAATGCGACATGAGAGTGATTACATTCCAAGCAAAGGCTTAAAAAACTTGGCTCTCATTGTCTCAGTTACACTTTTATCAGTTCCTCTTGTTATTTTTAAGTGCATGGATGTCGTTTCTAAGTCACGATCATCAGATAATATTTCAGAAGAAGTTTCCCTACACAAGCAGCTAGCATACCAGGTGGATGTGTTTTTATCTGTCAATCCATATGCAAAGCCATTGGCATTGCTGGTTGCAACACTGCTGGTAATTTTTCTCGGGGGATTGGCACTCTTTGGTGTAACAGATGATAGCTTAGCAGATTGCCTTTGGCTATCTTGGACATATGTGGCTGATTCTGGTAACCATGCTAATTCTGATGGTGTTGGTCCCCGGTTAGTCTCTGTTTCCATTAGCTTTGGAGGGATGCTTATATTTGCAATGATGCTCGGTCTTGTATCTGATGCCATTTCTGAGAAGTTTGACTCGTTGAGGAAAGGAAGAAGTGAGGTAGTTGAGCAAAACCACACTTTAATTCTTGGATGGAGTGATAAATTG GGATCATTACTAAATCAGCTTGCCATAGCCAATGAGAGTTTGGGTGGAGGTATTGTTGTAGTGATGGCTGAACGAGACAAAGAAGAGATGGAAATGGACATTGCTAAAATGGAGTTTGATTTCAAAGGAACTTCTGTAATATGCAGAAGTGGGAGCCCTCTGATTTTGGTTGACCTGAAAAAG GTATCAGTATCCAAGGCCCGTGCAATAATAGTCCTGGCTGATGATGGAAATGCTGACCAG AGTGATGCCCGAGCATTGAGAACCGTCTTGAGTCTAACAGGAGTAAAGGAAGGGCTAAGAGGGCATATTGTGGTAGAATTAAGTGATCTGGACAATGAGGTCCTGGTTAAACTTGTCGGAGGGGATCTTGTTGAAACTGTTGTAGCTCATGATGTGATTGGTCGTTTGATGATTCAATGTGCTCGCCAGCCAGGACTTGCCCAG ATCTGGGAAGATATCCTTGGGTTTGAAAATTGCGAGTTCTATATCAAAAGATGGCAAAAGTTGGATGGCATGGTATTTGAGGATGTATTAATTAGCTTTCCTGATGCTATACCTTGTGGAGTCAAGGTTGCATCCTCTGGTGGCAACATCATCCTAAATCCTGAGGACACATATGTTCTGCAAGAAGGTGATGAGGTTCTTGTCATAGCTGAAGATGATGATACCTATTCTCCAGCGGCATTACCTATG GTATGGAGAGGAAATCTACCCAAAGACTTTATTGTTCCAAACTCTTCAGAAAAGATACTTTTTTGTGGTTGGCGACGAGATATGGAAGATATGATTATG GTGTTGGATGCATTTCTAGCTACTGGTTCAGAGCTCTGGATGTTTAATGACGTTGcagaaaaggagaggaaaagaaAGCTTATTGATGGTGGCCTTGACACTGACCGTTTGGAGAATATAACACTGGTTCATCGTGAGGGAAATGCTGTCATACGACGTCACTTAGAAAGCCTACCCTTGGAATCCTTTGATTCA ATCTTGATTCTTGCTGATGAGTCGGTGGAAGATTCAGCCGTTCAAGCTGACTCTAGATCTCTTGCAACATTATTGTTGATACGAGATATTCAG GCTAAGCGTCTACCACTCCGAGAAGCCATGGTAACCCAAACTCGTAGAGGAGGCTTCTCACAGGGCTCCTGGATTGGAGAGATGCAGCAGGCTTCAGATAAATCAGTAATAATCAGTGAAATTCTTGACCCAAGGACTAAAAATCTATTGTCCATGTCAAAGATTAGTGATTATGTGTTGTCAAATGAGCTTGTCAGCATGGCTTTAGCGATGGTTGCGGAGGATAGACAGATAAATTATGTGTTGGAAGAGCTCTTTGCAGAAGAG GGCAATGGGTTGCAGATAAGGCAGGCAGATCTCTACCTTCGTGAAGGTGAGGAATTGAGCTTCTATGAGATCATGTTGCGTGCTAGACAGAGGCGAGAAATTGTTATTGGTACTCGTTTAGCTAATTCTGAGAGAGCAATCATTAATCCACCATCCAAAAGCGAGAGGAGGAGGTGGTCAGCGAAGGATGTTTTTGTAGTGATCGCAGAGGAGTGA
- the LOC119989803 gene encoding ion channel CASTOR-like isoform X3 translates to MSLDSESSPPSSSRDWFFPSPSFIQSPHQPPKTPKYPRRFSTNPRSFRYNTSESGPHKTPPFRGVSPSDSARFRDPRYAGLRRRVEIPRRADNSPTIKDADSISSQKTSSQEKIPGFSWQRVKVRWQMAFAVATLITVMSSLVHKNFSLHNQVMELQDHILVLNFQLRACALLDSVDVIDSMRHESDYIPSKGLKNLALIVSVTLLSVPLVIFKCMDVVSKSRSSDNISEEVSLHKQLAYQVDVFLSVNPYAKPLALLVATLLVIFLGGLALFGVTDDSLADCLWLSWTYVADSGNHANSDGVGPRLVSVSISFGGMLIFAMMLGLVSDAISEKFDSLRKGRSEGSLLNQLAIANESLGGGIVVVMAERDKEEMEMDIAKMEFDFKGTSVICRSGSPLILVDLKKVSVSKARAIIVLADDGNADQSDARALRTVLSLTGVKEGLRGHIVVELSDLDNEVLVKLVGGDLVETVVAHDVIGRLMIQCARQPGLAQIWEDILGFENCEFYIKRWQKLDGMVFEDVLISFPDAIPCGVKVASSGGNIILNPEDTYVLQEGDEVLVIAEDDDTYSPAALPMVWRGNLPKDFIVPNSSEKILFCGWRRDMEDMIMVLDAFLATGSELWMFNDVAEKERKRKLIDGGLDTDRLENITLVHREGNAVIRRHLESLPLESFDSILILADESVEDSAVQADSRSLATLLLIRDIQAKRLPLREAMVTQTRRGGFSQGSWIGEMQQASDKSVIISEILDPRTKNLLSMSKISDYVLSNELVSMALAMVAEDRQINYVLEELFAEEGNGLQIRQADLYLREGEELSFYEIMLRARQRREIVIGTRLANSERAIINPPSKSERRRWSAKDVFVVIAEE, encoded by the exons ATGTCCCTTGACTCAGAGTCCTCTCCTCCATCCTCCAGCAGAGACTGGTTCTTCCCTTCTCCATCCTTCATCCAGTCCCCTCATCAACCGCCGAAAACCCCAAAATACCCTCGAAGATTTTCCACGAACCCCAGAAGCTTTCGCTACAACACTTCTGAGTCGGGGCCTCACAAAACGCCGCCATTTCGAGGCGTTTCACCTTCGGATTCCGCTCGTTTTAGGGACCCCAGGTATGCCGGTCTCCGACGAAGAGTCGAAATCCCTCGCCGGGCCGATAATTCGCCTACAATTAAGGATGCAGACTCCATTTCGAGCCAGAAAACATCGTCACAGGAGAAGATTCCCGGGTTTTCTTGGCAGCGGGTCAAGGTCCGGTGGCAGATGGCATTTGCAGTCGCg ACATTGATCACTGTTATGTCGTCGTTGGTGCACAAAAATTTCTCTTTACACAACCAAGTGATGGAATTGCAG GACCATATTTTAGTGCTGAATTTCCAATTACGGGCTTGTGCTCTGTTGGATTCTGTAGATGTTATTGATTCAATGCGACATGAGAGTGATTACATTCCAAGCAAAGGCTTAAAAAACTTGGCTCTCATTGTCTCAGTTACACTTTTATCAGTTCCTCTTGTTATTTTTAAGTGCATGGATGTCGTTTCTAAGTCACGATCATCAGATAATATTTCAGAAGAAGTTTCCCTACACAAGCAGCTAGCATACCAGGTGGATGTGTTTTTATCTGTCAATCCATATGCAAAGCCATTGGCATTGCTGGTTGCAACACTGCTGGTAATTTTTCTCGGGGGATTGGCACTCTTTGGTGTAACAGATGATAGCTTAGCAGATTGCCTTTGGCTATCTTGGACATATGTGGCTGATTCTGGTAACCATGCTAATTCTGATGGTGTTGGTCCCCGGTTAGTCTCTGTTTCCATTAGCTTTGGAGGGATGCTTATATTTGCAATGATGCTCGGTCTTGTATCTGATGCCATTTCTGAGAAGTTTGACTCGTTGAGGAAAGGAAGAAGTGAG GGATCATTACTAAATCAGCTTGCCATAGCCAATGAGAGTTTGGGTGGAGGTATTGTTGTAGTGATGGCTGAACGAGACAAAGAAGAGATGGAAATGGACATTGCTAAAATGGAGTTTGATTTCAAAGGAACTTCTGTAATATGCAGAAGTGGGAGCCCTCTGATTTTGGTTGACCTGAAAAAG GTATCAGTATCCAAGGCCCGTGCAATAATAGTCCTGGCTGATGATGGAAATGCTGACCAG AGTGATGCCCGAGCATTGAGAACCGTCTTGAGTCTAACAGGAGTAAAGGAAGGGCTAAGAGGGCATATTGTGGTAGAATTAAGTGATCTGGACAATGAGGTCCTGGTTAAACTTGTCGGAGGGGATCTTGTTGAAACTGTTGTAGCTCATGATGTGATTGGTCGTTTGATGATTCAATGTGCTCGCCAGCCAGGACTTGCCCAG ATCTGGGAAGATATCCTTGGGTTTGAAAATTGCGAGTTCTATATCAAAAGATGGCAAAAGTTGGATGGCATGGTATTTGAGGATGTATTAATTAGCTTTCCTGATGCTATACCTTGTGGAGTCAAGGTTGCATCCTCTGGTGGCAACATCATCCTAAATCCTGAGGACACATATGTTCTGCAAGAAGGTGATGAGGTTCTTGTCATAGCTGAAGATGATGATACCTATTCTCCAGCGGCATTACCTATG GTATGGAGAGGAAATCTACCCAAAGACTTTATTGTTCCAAACTCTTCAGAAAAGATACTTTTTTGTGGTTGGCGACGAGATATGGAAGATATGATTATG GTGTTGGATGCATTTCTAGCTACTGGTTCAGAGCTCTGGATGTTTAATGACGTTGcagaaaaggagaggaaaagaaAGCTTATTGATGGTGGCCTTGACACTGACCGTTTGGAGAATATAACACTGGTTCATCGTGAGGGAAATGCTGTCATACGACGTCACTTAGAAAGCCTACCCTTGGAATCCTTTGATTCA ATCTTGATTCTTGCTGATGAGTCGGTGGAAGATTCAGCCGTTCAAGCTGACTCTAGATCTCTTGCAACATTATTGTTGATACGAGATATTCAG GCTAAGCGTCTACCACTCCGAGAAGCCATGGTAACCCAAACTCGTAGAGGAGGCTTCTCACAGGGCTCCTGGATTGGAGAGATGCAGCAGGCTTCAGATAAATCAGTAATAATCAGTGAAATTCTTGACCCAAGGACTAAAAATCTATTGTCCATGTCAAAGATTAGTGATTATGTGTTGTCAAATGAGCTTGTCAGCATGGCTTTAGCGATGGTTGCGGAGGATAGACAGATAAATTATGTGTTGGAAGAGCTCTTTGCAGAAGAG GGCAATGGGTTGCAGATAAGGCAGGCAGATCTCTACCTTCGTGAAGGTGAGGAATTGAGCTTCTATGAGATCATGTTGCGTGCTAGACAGAGGCGAGAAATTGTTATTGGTACTCGTTTAGCTAATTCTGAGAGAGCAATCATTAATCCACCATCCAAAAGCGAGAGGAGGAGGTGGTCAGCGAAGGATGTTTTTGTAGTGATCGCAGAGGAGTGA
- the LOC119989803 gene encoding ion channel CASTOR-like isoform X4, producing the protein MSLDSESSPPSSSRDWFFPSPSFIQSPHQPPKTPKYPRRFSTNPRSFRYNTSESGPHKTPPFRGVSPSDSARFRDPRYAGLRRRVEIPRRADNSPTIKDADSISSQKTSSQEKIPGFSWQRVKVRWQMAFAVADHILVLNFQLRACALLDSVDVIDSMRHESDYIPSKGLKNLALIVSVTLLSVPLVIFKCMDVVSKSRSSDNISEEVSLHKQLAYQVDVFLSVNPYAKPLALLVATLLVIFLGGLALFGVTDDSLADCLWLSWTYVADSGNHANSDGVGPRLVSVSISFGGMLIFAMMLGLVSDAISEKFDSLRKGRSEVVEQNHTLILGWSDKLGSLLNQLAIANESLGGGIVVVMAERDKEEMEMDIAKMEFDFKGTSVICRSGSPLILVDLKKVSVSKARAIIVLADDGNADQSDARALRTVLSLTGVKEGLRGHIVVELSDLDNEVLVKLVGGDLVETVVAHDVIGRLMIQCARQPGLAQIWEDILGFENCEFYIKRWQKLDGMVFEDVLISFPDAIPCGVKVASSGGNIILNPEDTYVLQEGDEVLVIAEDDDTYSPAALPMVWRGNLPKDFIVPNSSEKILFCGWRRDMEDMIMVLDAFLATGSELWMFNDVAEKERKRKLIDGGLDTDRLENITLVHREGNAVIRRHLESLPLESFDSILILADESVEDSAVQADSRSLATLLLIRDIQAKRLPLREAMVTQTRRGGFSQGSWIGEMQQASDKSVIISEILDPRTKNLLSMSKISDYVLSNELVSMALAMVAEDRQINYVLEELFAEEGNGLQIRQADLYLREGEELSFYEIMLRARQRREIVIGTRLANSERAIINPPSKSERRRWSAKDVFVVIAEE; encoded by the exons ATGTCCCTTGACTCAGAGTCCTCTCCTCCATCCTCCAGCAGAGACTGGTTCTTCCCTTCTCCATCCTTCATCCAGTCCCCTCATCAACCGCCGAAAACCCCAAAATACCCTCGAAGATTTTCCACGAACCCCAGAAGCTTTCGCTACAACACTTCTGAGTCGGGGCCTCACAAAACGCCGCCATTTCGAGGCGTTTCACCTTCGGATTCCGCTCGTTTTAGGGACCCCAGGTATGCCGGTCTCCGACGAAGAGTCGAAATCCCTCGCCGGGCCGATAATTCGCCTACAATTAAGGATGCAGACTCCATTTCGAGCCAGAAAACATCGTCACAGGAGAAGATTCCCGGGTTTTCTTGGCAGCGGGTCAAGGTCCGGTGGCAGATGGCATTTGCAGTCGCg GACCATATTTTAGTGCTGAATTTCCAATTACGGGCTTGTGCTCTGTTGGATTCTGTAGATGTTATTGATTCAATGCGACATGAGAGTGATTACATTCCAAGCAAAGGCTTAAAAAACTTGGCTCTCATTGTCTCAGTTACACTTTTATCAGTTCCTCTTGTTATTTTTAAGTGCATGGATGTCGTTTCTAAGTCACGATCATCAGATAATATTTCAGAAGAAGTTTCCCTACACAAGCAGCTAGCATACCAGGTGGATGTGTTTTTATCTGTCAATCCATATGCAAAGCCATTGGCATTGCTGGTTGCAACACTGCTGGTAATTTTTCTCGGGGGATTGGCACTCTTTGGTGTAACAGATGATAGCTTAGCAGATTGCCTTTGGCTATCTTGGACATATGTGGCTGATTCTGGTAACCATGCTAATTCTGATGGTGTTGGTCCCCGGTTAGTCTCTGTTTCCATTAGCTTTGGAGGGATGCTTATATTTGCAATGATGCTCGGTCTTGTATCTGATGCCATTTCTGAGAAGTTTGACTCGTTGAGGAAAGGAAGAAGTGAGGTAGTTGAGCAAAACCACACTTTAATTCTTGGATGGAGTGATAAATTG GGATCATTACTAAATCAGCTTGCCATAGCCAATGAGAGTTTGGGTGGAGGTATTGTTGTAGTGATGGCTGAACGAGACAAAGAAGAGATGGAAATGGACATTGCTAAAATGGAGTTTGATTTCAAAGGAACTTCTGTAATATGCAGAAGTGGGAGCCCTCTGATTTTGGTTGACCTGAAAAAG GTATCAGTATCCAAGGCCCGTGCAATAATAGTCCTGGCTGATGATGGAAATGCTGACCAG AGTGATGCCCGAGCATTGAGAACCGTCTTGAGTCTAACAGGAGTAAAGGAAGGGCTAAGAGGGCATATTGTGGTAGAATTAAGTGATCTGGACAATGAGGTCCTGGTTAAACTTGTCGGAGGGGATCTTGTTGAAACTGTTGTAGCTCATGATGTGATTGGTCGTTTGATGATTCAATGTGCTCGCCAGCCAGGACTTGCCCAG ATCTGGGAAGATATCCTTGGGTTTGAAAATTGCGAGTTCTATATCAAAAGATGGCAAAAGTTGGATGGCATGGTATTTGAGGATGTATTAATTAGCTTTCCTGATGCTATACCTTGTGGAGTCAAGGTTGCATCCTCTGGTGGCAACATCATCCTAAATCCTGAGGACACATATGTTCTGCAAGAAGGTGATGAGGTTCTTGTCATAGCTGAAGATGATGATACCTATTCTCCAGCGGCATTACCTATG GTATGGAGAGGAAATCTACCCAAAGACTTTATTGTTCCAAACTCTTCAGAAAAGATACTTTTTTGTGGTTGGCGACGAGATATGGAAGATATGATTATG GTGTTGGATGCATTTCTAGCTACTGGTTCAGAGCTCTGGATGTTTAATGACGTTGcagaaaaggagaggaaaagaaAGCTTATTGATGGTGGCCTTGACACTGACCGTTTGGAGAATATAACACTGGTTCATCGTGAGGGAAATGCTGTCATACGACGTCACTTAGAAAGCCTACCCTTGGAATCCTTTGATTCA ATCTTGATTCTTGCTGATGAGTCGGTGGAAGATTCAGCCGTTCAAGCTGACTCTAGATCTCTTGCAACATTATTGTTGATACGAGATATTCAG GCTAAGCGTCTACCACTCCGAGAAGCCATGGTAACCCAAACTCGTAGAGGAGGCTTCTCACAGGGCTCCTGGATTGGAGAGATGCAGCAGGCTTCAGATAAATCAGTAATAATCAGTGAAATTCTTGACCCAAGGACTAAAAATCTATTGTCCATGTCAAAGATTAGTGATTATGTGTTGTCAAATGAGCTTGTCAGCATGGCTTTAGCGATGGTTGCGGAGGATAGACAGATAAATTATGTGTTGGAAGAGCTCTTTGCAGAAGAG GGCAATGGGTTGCAGATAAGGCAGGCAGATCTCTACCTTCGTGAAGGTGAGGAATTGAGCTTCTATGAGATCATGTTGCGTGCTAGACAGAGGCGAGAAATTGTTATTGGTACTCGTTTAGCTAATTCTGAGAGAGCAATCATTAATCCACCATCCAAAAGCGAGAGGAGGAGGTGGTCAGCGAAGGATGTTTTTGTAGTGATCGCAGAGGAGTGA